GCACCTGATTGGGCCATACATCATGCTTGGAAATTATTAATATTTCTGGCTTCAACTGTTTAAAAATCTTTTTCCATAGCCAAAACAGATCAAACGGCAAGTAAACATGCACTTCATCCGGCATGGTCTTTTTTGCATGCTCAAAGCCGGATGCCGAAAAAAAAGTGACAATAATTCTGAATTTATCACCCAGACGATGAATAATCGGGCGAATATGCTCAAACTCCCCCAGAGAAGAAGCGTGAATCATTAGCGCCGGTTTTTGCGCGTCCTTTAATTTTCTAAGTATACGTATGGCATTATAGCGTCCGGAAATGGCCTGTTTCATTTTTTTATTAAACAATCCGGCAATATGAACGCCAATCAAAAGGATGGGAATAAACACAAAGCGATAAATAATTCTGGCCAAAACTCGCATTTTACATCCAGTTTTTTAATTGGTTAAAGACCATTTGCGGAGGAATCGATTTCATACATTTAAAATGGAACAGAGGGCATCTTTTTCTGCCCACATGTGAACATGGACGACACCACAGATTATTATTTTCCATAACAATACTTTTTGCGCGGTAGGGAAAGAAGCCAAATTCTTTAACGGTAGATCCAAAAATTGCCAGAACGGGTGTGCGAACGGCCGCCGCCATGTGCATTACGCCCGAATCATTAGATACTACAAATTTTGCCTTATTCAACACGTAGGCCGTCTCCAGCAAACTCAACTTACCAGCCAGATTGAGCACCCTTTCCGAAGTTACCAGCGGTCTAAAGCTTTCTGCTTCAACCGCGTTTCCTAATAAGATAATTTTGTAATGTCCTTCATCTTCTATTAATTGGATTAACTTTCTGAAATATTCGATGGGCCATTGTTTGGTTTGAAAACCTGCGCCCGGAGCAATGGCTATCATTTTGCCGTGTAAAAAATCGTTTTTTAGCTTGAATCGTAACGTTTTTACATTTCTATCTTTCCAGAACAACTCAAGTCCCTGAGAATCATCTTTGATTCCAAGCGGCCTGCCTACATTTAAATATTTTTCCGGAACAGGGATTACTTCCCTGAACAAATTAATTTTAAAATAAACCAGCAAGGCGCGTTTGAATTTATTTTTTTTCATACGATAAATTTTGGCCGGCAAATTGAAGGTCAAAATACGGCTGCGAATATTGTTGTGCAAATCCAGGATGTAGTCGTAATTACGCGCTTTGATTTTTTTTCTTAAGGCTAAAAGCCCTTTCAGCCCCGCTTGATCATCAAAGGTGAAAATCGTATTTAAGTGAGGGTTATACTGGATTAACTCGAAAAATTTTTTTTTGACGACAAAATCTATTTTAGCATTGTAAAAAGCAATCCGCGTTTGACGAATGAAAGGCGTGGTCAGTAAAATATCGCCAATCGAACTGAAGCGAATAATCAAAACTCGTTTTACAGATTCCATATCTCATTTTGCGCGATTAATCGTAAAATCCACAAAGCGTTCCATGGCAGTTTTAACTTCTCCGTCCGGATAGGCGGCAATACACTGCTTGGCTTTGTTTGCATATTCCGTTAATTTTTGTTCGGCATAAGAAATTCCATCGTAGCTGGCCACAAAGTCCAGGATGTATTCCACATCCTTTGGCGAAACGCCTTTTTTCAATTTGCGTTTTATGCGTGTAATTTCTTTACGTGTGGCTTTATTAAAGGCGTGAATCAACGGCAGGGTAATTTTTTTATCTTTAAAATCATTCCCCACCGGTTTACCCAGAATCTTTTGGTGACCGTAGTAGTCCAGTAAATCATCTTTGATCTGAAAGGCAATACCCAGGTTCTGACCAAAATTTTTTAAATTTTCATGATCCTCTTTATTTTGGGAGACCGTAATCGCTCCCAACTCCGAAGCGGTTCCCATTAACGCAGCAGTTTTATTGGAAATAATGTCAAAGTATTCGTCTTCTGTAATTTTAAGCTGGCGAGCTTTTTCAATTTGCATTAATTCGCCCTTACTCAGGCTTTTAGAGGCCAGCGCCAATTTATTCATCACTTCCAGACTACCGGTCATCGTTGCCCCTATTAAACATTTAGACAACAGGTAGTCGCCCATTAACACCGCAATTTTATTTTTCCACAAAGCATTAATGGAAGGGAAACCCCGCCTGACATGGGCGCTGTCTACCACATCGTCGTGCACCAATGAAGCCGTGTGCAAAAGCTCCACAACTGAGGCGACCAGGTAGGTTTCATGCACCGGCTTACCGATCAGCTTGGCCGACATTAAAACCAGCAGAGGCCGTATGCCCTTGCCTTTATTCTTGACAATATATTTGGCAATTGTGTCGATTAAAAAAACATTTGATGATAGGATTTCTTTAAAAACCCTGTCAAATTCTTTTAATTCTGGTTCAACGGCCTTTTGTATTTTTCTTAATGAATCCATTCTGTTTCTGTTATCCACATTAAAATCATTATTTAAAAAGAATTAAGTTAATAATATATTTCGTTTTTAGCAATACTAAGCCCATTATTCTTTTTCAGGTTTTTTGGCAAAGAAATAACTAATCCAGATCGTGATTTCATACAAAACCAATAAGGGGATGGCTAAAAACAACTGGGTTGTTGGATCAGGCGGGGTTAAAATTGCCCCCAGAACAAAAATGATAACAATAGCGTATCTTCTGTATTTTCTTAAAATTTGCGGGGTCAATAAACCAAGTTTGGTAAGCAAAAGACTGACAACCGGCAGTTCAAACACAATGCCAAACACCAACACAATTCGCGCCACAAAGCCGAAATAAAAATCGAGCGCAATATTGTTTTTCACGTTCTCTGGCACTAAACTCAAAAAGAAATCTAATGCAAAGGGAATAATCACAAAAAAGGCAAAGGAAGCGCCAATAATAAAACTGATGGTCGCAAAGGTTATGACCGGCACAACATACTTACGCTCACTTTCTAACAGTCCCGGCGCAATAAAGGCCCAGATCTGGTAAAAGATGACCGGCAAACTGAAAATGATACCTGCAATCAATGCCAGTTCGAGTTTAATGATAAAGACGGTCTGTACCTTTAAAACCTGTAATTCGATATGGTGCTCTAAGTTTTTAGTTGTGAGCAACAAAAAATCCAGAATATAATCGGAGAAAATAAAACTGATAATTGCGAAAATAACAACCGCAATTAAGGATTTAATAATCCTCCATCTAAGTTCCTCTAAATGATCGAGGAACGGCATCTCAACTTCTTCGATTTTCGTTTTTTTTATCATCTTTTTATTAAAATGCCCCATTTAAAAAATGAATGGGGCATTACTTTAAGTTTTCACTTTTTTTTATAAAGAATAAATTTGAAAACTTTTGTTTAACTCTTTTATCTCTTCATTTACTTTTTGGGCTACCGATTCGTCATCGATATTGCTGAGCACGCGATCGATAAAATTAGCGATTAACTTCATTTCGTCTTCTTTCATACCTTTGGTAGTCAGAGCCGGCGTACCGATGCGAATACCGCTGGTTACAAAGGGGCTGCGTGTATCAAAAGGCACCATGTTTTTATTCACCGTAATGCCTGCTGCATGCAAGGCGTTTTCTGCGGCCTTGCCCGTGATGTTTTTAGCCGTCAGGTCCACCAGAAAAACATGATTATCCGTACCGCCGGAAACGATATCGTATCCTTTTTCAATAAGCGCATTGGCCAGAGTTTGGGCATTTTTAACGATCTGTTTGGCATAATCTTTAAATTCTGGCTTTAGCGCCTCGCCAAAAGCAACCGCTTTGGCGGCAATAATATGCATCAACGGTCCGCCCTGAATACCCGGCATTACATTGCTGTCAATAATTTCGGACATCATTTTTACGCGGCCGGATTTGGGCGCCACAATGCCCATTTTGTTTTCGGAATCTTTGCCCATTAATATCATTCCGCCGCGCGGCCCACGCAAGGTCTTATGGGTGGTCGTGGTGACCACATCGCAGTATGGAATGGGGCTGGGATGAATGCCCGCGGCGATCAGGCCCGCAGGATGCGCCACATCTGCAAATAAAACAGCGCCCACTTCGTTGGCAATTTCACGGAATTTATCAAATTCGTAAAAACGGGAATAAGCGCTGGCGCCAACCACAATCATTTTGGGTTTGTGCTCTCTGGCCAGACTGGCCACCTCATCCATGTCAATTCTTCCCGTTTCTTTGTTAACGCCGTAGGCCACAAAATTAAACAACTTACCGGAAAAATTAACGGGTGAACCATGGGTTAAATGACCGCCATGAGCCAGATTCATACCCAATACGGTATCCCCTGGCTTAAGGTAGGTAAAATAAACCGCCATATTAGCCTGAGATCCGGAGTGCGGCTGGACATTGGCGTATTCGCAATCGAACAACTTTTTAGCCCGTTCGCGCGCCACGTCTTCCGCGATGTCAACAAATTCGCAACCGCCATAATAACGGCGTCCGGGATAACCCTCTGCATATTTGTTGGTCATTACCGAACCCGCCGCTTCCAGCACCGCTCTGGAAACAAAATTTTCAGAAGCAATTAATTCCAGCGTATTATTCTGACGATCCATTTCTTTTTGAATAGCGGCAAAAATTTCTGGATCCTGTTTTTTTAATTGTTCTAACATGACCTCTCCCCTGGATTACAAACCTGTCAATTGGGTTATTAGCTTAAGCCGTTTTTCGTGTCTTCCGCCTTCAAAGGACGTATTCAGCCACACCTCCACAATTTGAATGGCTTCTTCTTCGGACAAAATCCTGCCCCCCATGCACAACACATTAGCATTATTGTGTTGCCTGGAAAGTTTGGCCGTTTGTTCATCATGAGCGAGAGCTGCTCTTACTCCCTTAATTTTATTGGCCGTAATACTCATTCCTATGCCCGTCCCGCAAATCAAAATGCCAAGATCCGCTTCTCCGGTGGAAACGGCCTGGCCTACCTTATAGGCAAATTCTGGATAATCACAGGACTCTATTTTAAACGTGCCCACATCTTTAAAATCGATGTCTTTCGATTTAAGATAGTCTTTAATCTGTTCTTTTAACACATAACCTGCATGATCGGCGCCAATGGCTAACTTCACATTAAGTCTCCTAATCAATTATCCACTGATAACAAGGCGAATGAATTTTGTCGTGTTTGTGCATAAACACATCTTCCTGGGTCGGGATAAAGGGCTTAATGATTTCTTGCTTTTTTCTGGCCTTAGAACGAAAAGCCGGATCCTTTTCTGCCTTTTTGTAAGCTTCGTACGCTTTTTGATAAACCAGTTTGTCTTCGTAAGCCGTTTTTTTACGTTTTAGTTGTTGCTGGCAGTATGGAACGGCTGCCTCATACAATTCACCCAGAGTAATATAGGCCAGACCATAACCCGGCTTGGTGGCCAACGCTTTTTTAATCCAGTATTCTGCCTTTGAAAACTCATTCTCCAGTCGATAATTCACCGAAATACGCAACATAATGTCCACATCTTTAGGATCCATTTTCAGAATGGCTTTATAATCATTAATCGCTTTGAAGTTTTTATTTAAGCTTTCATACGCCTCGGCTCTCAATAAATAAGCGGCTTTTGTCGGTTTTTTTTCAATCACCTTGCTGATGGGCTCAATGGCATCTTCATAGGCTCCAGAGTTAACAGCCACTTTAGCATATTTGTAAGCCAGGTCCACATTTTCTGGATCCTTTAAATATGCTTCCTTTCGAATTTTCAGGTCTGCGCCTTCGCCGTAAAAATGATTCATGTACTGCGCATAACGCTCGCTTTCTTCCAGATTATCGGGCTCTAATTGAGTGACGCGTTCCTGGTATTTTACTGCTCTTTCGTCATCTGCTTTAAAGTAAAGGAACGCCAGGGTTTTCACGTAATTTACATTATTGGAATCGCTTTCAACCAATTTTTCGAAATGAGGAATCGCACATCGAAATTTGCCAAGACGGTTTTGCAGAGCGCCAGCATAGTAATGCAAGCGAATCATATCCGGGAATTGTTGTAAGCCACGATAGCAAATGATCAGCGTGCTGTCAACATTCCCACGCAGATAATAAATATCTGCAATTTTTCGTACAGCGGCTCTGGCATATTTAGAACTATCGTGTAAATAAACCTTCCACAGGTAGGGCAAAGCCTCTTTATAAGACTGGTTCTTAAAATATTCATATCCAAAGTTATAAACCAGACGAATATCCTGATTGAGCGGTTTATTGGCAAGGCTATCCCAGGGAGTTGTTAAGTTTTCTGGAATACAATTATTTTCTTCCTGCGGCTGTTCCTCCTCTTCTAACAACAGATCCTGTGCATAGCCATTAAATGCAAACCCCATTATTAAAATCAATGGTAAAACTAATCGCATTAAATTATTAATTGCTCTCATAACATTTACCTCCATGAGCATTTGCTAATCTTCAAACTTTACAAACCAAATTTCGCTGGCATTTATCGTTATTCCAAATTTAATAAACGTCTCTTCATATTGGTTTTTATCCAACGAACCTCTTTTGCCGATTAAAAAAGAAAAATCGATTCGCGATTTAAATCTTGTGATAGGCATTGAAAGTCCCAATGTTAAGCCATATTCCTTAACATTCTCTCCTGCGCTAATCATATTTTGCTGCCCGTAGAACATACCGGCTCGATAATCCATCTTCTCAAAAAAATTGGTAAACAGTTTATGGCTCTGTCTTCTTTCCAGCCCAAAGCCAACCCGTTGATATTTAGCAAATAAGTTTTCTGGGGTCACGCCTTCAACCTTATATCCATTTTCCCAGTCCTGATAAATAAAGTCCAGCCCTACCGAAGTGCGGCGATTAAAATCATATTTTACCCCAAATCCGTAATAAGCCGGTATCTCCAGTTTTTTTATTTTGCTGCGATTAATAATGGTAGAACCCGTGTTGGGCTTGATTCTGGATGTCAATGTAAATGCCGGACGAAAAATCATGCCAACATATAAATTTTTCAAGGGATTGGAAAATCCGCTAATCTCCATTCCATGACCATAATACCAGTATTGATACTCAAAATATAATGGATTCAGGCTCTCACTTAACTCAAAAATATAGGATCGATCAATTCTTCCGAAATTGTACTCATAACCAAGGGCGACGCTTAAATATCTATTAAAAGCATAAGATACATTTAACGTTCCTTTGCTTAAGCCCCCTTTTATCAATAAATGTTTTTGAACGCCTTCATCCTCCACCTTAAAACTTTGTTCAAGGTTTGAAAAGGGTTGAAGGCCCAGACCAACCACCAGTTTCTTCTTGATTATTGGAATGCCCAGATATCCACCTTGAAAATTCATGTAATCATTAAAATAATCGGATTTTATTTCATCTCTGGCAAAAGCGCCTGTGTAGCCCAGCGAAAGTCCATAGGTGGGATTGCTTATGCCCGGCCAGGTCGCAAAGTTCATAAAGTTCAGCCGCAACGAGTCCTGGTTAGCGATTTCATAAGCCCGTCCAATGCCAGAATTGGAATAAAAAGGATGCAATAGGCCAAGGGAATAATCATTAATTCCAAAAATACTTTCCCCCGCCTTTAAAGAAAAAATGCTGCCGATTATCAGGGAATAAATTAAAACCACTCTTTTCAACATTTAAAAACCTTCATTTTGTACATGATAATAATAAACGCGTAACCGAATCCCGTTCTCTTCCAAAGTTCTTATCCTGCGAATGGCAAGGTCCTGATATTCATTCACAAACTGTAAATAAAACCAGACCGAATCATAGGTTCCATTTAAATATCCCTGCAAATAGCCCTTGCCAAATCGTACCTGATCGTCTTCATTAAAAAAATGAATAATGTTGTCGTCCTTATAAAGCGTGTAAGAATAGTAACTGCTATTTGCAAAACTGGAATCAACAAGAATTTGAGACCCATCTTCTGAAATAGAGGTAATCCACCTCAAATAATAAGAGTGGGCATGTTCATCATTATTTAATCGATTGGTAAAGCCGGGATCAAAAAAATCTTCGTCGTTTAATTCAAACTGCATATCGGCCTTATAAATCAAACTGTTGACCGGTATGCTTTTTAATGCATCGAATTTAACGATCACGCGGCTGGCAATTCCGGAAGCAAGCAAAAGTTCTTTTTTTGCTCTGGCCATTTCAAATATGTTTTGCGGATTTTCAAAGTCGTAATCAAAAACGGTAGATGCAATACCTATGTTCGTGGTATCATGCTCAATGGTTGTATCTAATACGGTCCTGTAAACCAGCTTGGGCCAGTTCTCAGGATCCTCCGAATAGAAATTATGGAACTCTTTTATAAAACCATTGTCATCATATTGCGCTTTAATAATTAATCCGAAATTATCTTCGCCGGCTTCAACCCATCGGTTAAAAACCTCGACATCGATCGGAATGACAACCAGGCCTGTGTCATCGTTAGTCAGATGAAAGGTGTAAAAGGCTGAGCCTGGTTGATAATTGTGAAACTCCGGAAAACTGTTAACAGAATCAGGCCATTCTTCCGTTAATTCACTAACCATCAACGTCAGGTCGTTGCCGCCTTCTGGAAATGCGTGGCGATGATAAAGGATCACGTAAACGGAGTCGTAGGTTGCGCCCGAATCGATTGGCATTCTTGTAAAACGCATAAAAATAGACGCCTGAAAGCCCTGAAAACTACCGACACTCAAAACCGTTGAGTTTTCTGTATTTACAAATTTATCCAGTTGAAAATAAGCCGTGTCTGCGTAAAAAGTTGTATCGATAAACGTCCCCAGCCGATCCAGCGCTTCTAACTCCTCTGGAGGATCAATTGGATTCAAATTCTGACAGGCAACTATCACCATTCCGAGTAGAATTAAACTTACAATCTTTTTCATTTTCCGTCTTCATTTCTTTTAAAACATGCAAATATAAATATTCATCAAACAACTGTCAATTTAACAATTTTTACTGATAGCAATTAATAATCGTTTGTGCCGCCTGAAGCACATCGTTAAAAATCGCATACGGTTTGCTCAAAAATCCGCCTCTTGATTGAACATAATCTCCTGTTCCATAACCTGATAAGACCAACACGCCCCGTATGCCTGAATTTTTGGCCAGCGCTATATCAGAAGAACGATCTCCGATGACCCAGGCCTCTTTCAAACTAACTCCAAGCTCTTCTACCGCCTTGTCGATCATGCCGGTATTCGGCTTCCGGCAATTACATTTAAGACGATATTTTTCAACCTTACCCTCCGGGTGATGCGGGCAATAAAAAAGTGCATCGATTTTTGCGCCTTTTTTTTCAAATTCTTTTAACATGTATTTATTCATTTGAACTAATTCTTCTTCAGAAAAATACCCTCTTGCAACACCCGCCTGATTGGTTACAACGACCACTTTAAAGCCCGCTTTTTTGAACAACTTTATGGCCTCAACCGCCTCTGGCAAAGGCCTGATACGGCTAAAGTGATTTATGTAACCCATCTCCTCTATTATTGTTCCATCCCGATCTAAAAAGACAGTTTTATCCATTGAGCGCTCATTAATTACCACAATAATTATTGTTTAAGATTACATTGAAGGAAATTTGAAACAAAATCGTCGATACTTTATTAAATAATAATTCTATATTTCATCTCCCGTCATCACTCTTTCGTAAATATCCAGATATCTTTTTGCGGAGATATCCCACGAAAAATCTTCTTCCATGATTCTTTTCTGGATTTCAACCCATTTTTCTTTGTTTTTAAAATAGGCCAGAGCGCGTTTGATGGCTTTGAGCAAACTTTCCGCGGTCAAATCCTCCATCACAAACCCCGTACCTAAGCCCGATTCTTCGTCAATATCATCTACCGAGTCAAACAGTCCACCGATGGGCGATACGATAGGGATGGTGCCGTAACGCATACTGTAAATCTGATTTAACCCGCAAGGCTCATATTTTGACGGCATTAAAAACATGTCAGAACCAGCTTCTATCAAATGCGCCATTTTTTCATCGTAAGTAACGCTTACGCTTATTTTTTTCGGAAATTTCTTTGCATAAGATAATAGCGTTTCTGCGATGTCGCGTTCACCGTCTCCATGAATCACCAATTGCAAATCTTCTTTTAACAAGTCGTCGAGCACCTCTAACAGAAGATCGAACCCTTTCAGTTCCGTTAATTTAGATATCATCCCTATGACCGGAACATCTTCATTAAAAGGCATTCCTAAACGCAACAACATTGCTTTTTTGTTTTCAATTTTCTTCTCGATTTCTTCTTTGGAATATTTGAAGGGGATGTACTTGTCTTTTTCCGGCGACCAAACTGCGTAATCGACGCCATTCATAATACCTTCAAATTTATCTTCTTTTTCTTCCAGTATTTCGCGAAAGCCAAAACCAATTTTATCGTCCGTTAAAATTTCGTGCGCATAATTTTCCGAAACCGTTGTAATAAAATCGGAAAAGAGAATAGCCGCTTTGGTTAAATTCAATTTGCCGTCCTTATAAAACATGCCGCCTTTTTTCACCTGGCTTTTATCGAAATCGATTTTTTCGGCCACCTCTACGTCAAATTCTCCCTGTGTGGTCAAATTATGAATGGTGTAAATGGTTTTTATTCCTTTAAAAAACGGGTCTCCCATGTACAGTGTTTTTAAATAGACCGGCACAAATGCTGTCTGCCAGTCATTACAATGAATGATTTCTGGTTGCCAGGATAATTTTTTTAGCGTCTCAATAGCCGCTTTACAAAAAAAGGCATAACGAATGGCATTATCCGGATACGGTTGGTTGGTTTTAGGATCGTTGTAAATGCCTGGCCTGGCAAAAAAATCGCCCACTTCAATAAAGTAAACCTGCACTTTACTATCAGGCAAAAAAGCAGATTTTACCGATGCGATGGCGGTTTGCGATCCGACCGTTACCGGAATCTCCCTCAGGCGAATTACTTCGCGTAAAACGTACTTACGCTCGTTTATCGATTTATACTTGGGTATCATCAGGCGAACTTCCTGGTTCAAGTTTTTTAACGCCTTGGGCAAGGCACTGGTAACATCCGCCAGTCCGCCGGCCACAGCAAATGGAGATAGTTCACTCGCTAAATACAATAATTTAAACTGTTTCATCGTTCCCCCAACACTCTTGGAATCCCGGAAAATGAATATAACTTATTTATTTTGCTAAATTTAATCATTTTTATGTTTTTAATCAAAAATTATTTTCCATCCGGCGCTTTTTCTTTTAATTTTTTTTCTTTTTATTTAGCTTTTTTAAGAAAAGACAGAAAGTGTTCACTCTAAAAAAATTCTTTTTTCTATTACATGGAAAAAACCCTTTGAAAAATGGATTGTTTTTATCGGTTCTATTGGATTTCTCTACCCGTTCGAAATGACAAATCACGCTTCTTAGATCGAACGTAAGTAAATTTGTTAAGATTTCTTAAAAAACGTCAAGCCCTTCATAGTTTTAAATTCCATTTAGAGTTTTGCAAAATGCACATACAGGCCATTTGAAATCCCGATTCATCAGGATTGGAAATCTTCTAACTTCAGCAAAAACAGAAGATTTCTCGTCGCTACGCTCCTCGAAATGACACTAAAATTTACATTTTGCAGAACACTATTAAATTCCATAATTAACAACAACATGGTTTGTTTTAATTCATTCTTTGTTGCATTTAAAATTACTTCTCGTTCCTGTTATTTTCTGTAAAAAAATTTTTCTTGCTTTTTAACTATACTGTTTCTTCCTGATTTTTAAGCATTTACCTCTTTAGCTCTGGTCAATAAATATTTAAAGAAAATTGGGCCCAAAAATTCATTAATTACCACCGTGGCAATTAAAATCGAAATTAAAAGACTACCTATCTCTCCTGGGATTGAACGCTCGATGATATTGGCCAGCCCTACAGCGATTCCAGCCTGTCCTACAAATCCCATCCAGGAATATTTGGTAACCAGATCATCTTCTTTTAACCACTTACCGGCCAGGTAATTACTCAAATAAAGGAAAAATAATCTTAATACGATGAGCGCCATGGTTATGAAAAAGGCCTTTTTGATGCTTTCTAAGTGGATGCTTGCGCCGGCAAATGTAAAAAAAGTTATATATAAAGGTAAAGAGATTTTATTGATTCCGCTTAATAACTCTTCTCCTTTACTTGAAAAATTTTCTACAACTATTCCGGCAACCATTGCACAAATTAAAATTTCAAGTTCAAACATATGTGATAATTCAGTTATTAATATTCCAATTATCAACAAAAACAACGCTTTTTCTACATTAACAAATTTTAAAAATAAAATGATAATCAAACCCACAGCGAGTCCAAGCAAAATGGAACTGAAGATTATTGTGCCAGATTGATAAATTTGATCCAGCGTAAAAATAAATCCATCAATTAAATAGGTTTTAGCATAAGTAATGGCCAGGGGAAAAATCATTACGACTATTATGGATTTGAGAACCGTTATGGCTAAAACCAAATCGGTTATTCTGCCTTTTGCCTTAACCTCCGTAATGATTCCCATGATAATTGCCGGGGACTTTGCCAGCGCCGTAATGGAAAAGAGAATGGAAAAACCAATTAGAATTTGTGTGTTTTGAATTACAGAACCTAACAAAATTTTAGTTAAAGGGATTAATACGATTAAAAGCCCCACAAACAATACAAATATTTGGTTAAAAAGCATCAGGTTAATCAAAGTAAGATTCGATTTTATTTTGCTTAGTTTTAAT
This sequence is a window from Caldithrix abyssi DSM 13497. Protein-coding genes within it:
- a CDS encoding cation:proton antiporter, with amino-acid sequence MKKFFIFSVLILFSYYFKSFFSVTEVFVKTEGLFVLGVILLGSFLLAGILKKIKFPGIIGYMIAGVLIGPEMLNILTYKNLSDLHFLENLAIAFIAISAGGELKLSKIKSNLTLINLMLFNQIFVLFVGLLIVLIPLTKILLGSVIQNTQILIGFSILFSITALAKSPAIIMGIITEVKAKGRITDLVLAITVLKSIIVVMIFPLAITYAKTYLIDGFIFTLDQIYQSGTIIFSSILLGLAVGLIIILFLKFVNVEKALFLLIIGILITELSHMFELEILICAMVAGIVVENFSSKGEELLSGINKISLPLYITFFTFAGASIHLESIKKAFFITMALIVLRLFFLYLSNYLAGKWLKEDDLVTKYSWMGFVGQAGIAVGLANIIERSIPGEIGSLLISILIATVVINEFLGPIFFKYLLTRAKEVNA